One genomic window of Halorhabdus sp. CBA1104 includes the following:
- the pstC gene encoding phosphate ABC transporter permease subunit PstC — MSAERESPDLTGGHGTRTTRESIYHALFFASAVISILTTVGIILVLTIDAAGFFGQYSTVEFLSGTTFNVQREVFGVLPLVVGTLLITIGAAVIAIPLGVLTAIYLSEYASPRVRAILKPLLEVLAGVPTVVYGYFALVYITPALNVVIGWLSGILGVEIPTLGLFNGLSASIVVGILIIPMVSSISEDAMSSVPDSLRQAGYGLGATKFSVSTTIVVPAAISGIASAFILAISRAVGETMAVTLAAGTSPLKLPATESLFGIPYVAPTDIIGLYADSMATMTSKMIDIAGGDLAGGSISYDAMYAIGLTLFVITLAMNVLSDRIAARYREEYE, encoded by the coding sequence ATGAGTGCTGAAAGGGAATCCCCGGATCTGACCGGCGGTCACGGAACACGGACAACCCGTGAATCCATTTATCACGCGCTTTTTTTCGCCTCGGCCGTGATATCAATCCTGACGACGGTCGGGATCATCCTCGTATTGACCATCGACGCGGCCGGCTTTTTCGGCCAGTACTCTACCGTCGAATTCCTGTCGGGGACGACCTTCAACGTCCAACGCGAAGTGTTCGGCGTCCTCCCGCTGGTGGTCGGCACGCTCCTGATCACGATCGGAGCGGCAGTCATTGCGATTCCACTGGGCGTGTTGACGGCAATCTACCTTAGCGAGTACGCCAGTCCACGCGTCCGAGCGATCCTCAAGCCGCTGCTCGAAGTGTTGGCCGGAGTCCCCACGGTCGTCTACGGGTACTTCGCTTTGGTGTATATCACGCCAGCACTCAACGTCGTTATCGGCTGGCTTAGCGGGATACTTGGTGTCGAGATTCCCACGCTGGGACTGTTCAACGGACTCTCAGCGTCGATCGTCGTGGGAATCCTCATCATTCCGATGGTCTCGTCGATCAGCGAGGACGCGATGTCATCCGTGCCGGACTCGCTCCGGCAGGCAGGCTACGGGCTCGGGGCCACGAAATTCAGTGTTTCGACGACGATCGTCGTTCCGGCGGCGATCTCGGGCATCGCGTCGGCGTTCATCCTGGCGATCTCCCGGGCTGTCGGTGAGACGATGGCCGTCACCCTGGCAGCGGGGACGAGTCCGCTGAAACTGCCTGCGACGGAATCGCTGTTCGGCATCCCGTACGTCGCTCCGACAGACATCATCGGTCTATATGCCGACAGCATGGCAACGATGACCTCGAAGATGATCGACATCGCCGGTGGGGACCTCGCAGGCGGGTCGATCAGTTACGACGCGATGTACGCGATCGGGCTGACGCTGTTCGTTATCACTTTGGCCATGAACGTGTTGAGTGATCGCATCGCGGCGCGGTACAGGGAGGAATACGAGTGA
- the pstA gene encoding phosphate ABC transporter permease PstA, with protein sequence MAAESNASGGSAFGEVNRLRGIAFQYLSAGASVLGLIALASLLTFVFWDAFGLWSAGTGWYLTFGATVLVPTAAFGWYARTRPAVAEAALELVSGTVGGLLGAIGTVLVLLVIAGPNVWFAYFLTVFAPAGALYAYGRYDTEANWTGLGILLVLLGGPVVGTLALSVLTNIAGLLGGPGIMFVSVVLPGAAILAFVLRSLFEYGKRMTLGAAVALPAVAIAGIPVIDRVAIISRTVWLTLLVVFAVPVAVAVTNTIRDQARRPAFALPAILFGGFVLGRTIVGAFGFRRPEPWLDWQFLTSDPVTGTAANAGLYPAIVGSVFMIVLVAILTFVLGVGAAIYLEEYAPSSGPLAGITRIIQINISNLAGVPSVVYGLLGLGIFVNMRLESLTIPFVGVEVPLPFIYTGIGVGTVLTATFTLSLLILPIVIISAQEAVRAVPGSLRQASYGMGATKWQTVRNVVIPEALPGMLTGTILALGRAIGETAPLIMVGVATSTSSPPSGFFSSVSAMPMQIYTWSSLPGDAFQHGVTAAGVVTLLIVLLTMNSVAILLRNKYETEA encoded by the coding sequence ATGGCGGCCGAATCGAACGCGTCCGGCGGGTCGGCGTTTGGCGAGGTAAACCGCCTGAGAGGGATCGCGTTCCAGTATCTCTCAGCCGGGGCATCAGTACTGGGGCTGATCGCACTCGCGTCGCTCCTGACGTTCGTGTTCTGGGACGCCTTCGGCCTCTGGAGTGCCGGCACAGGCTGGTACCTCACCTTCGGGGCGACGGTGCTCGTCCCGACGGCTGCCTTTGGCTGGTACGCGCGGACACGTCCGGCCGTCGCCGAGGCAGCGCTCGAACTCGTTAGCGGGACGGTCGGCGGTCTGCTCGGGGCTATCGGAACGGTACTCGTCCTCCTCGTCATCGCAGGGCCAAACGTCTGGTTCGCGTACTTCCTGACGGTTTTTGCGCCCGCCGGGGCGCTGTACGCCTACGGGCGATACGATACTGAAGCGAACTGGACCGGGCTCGGTATTCTTCTCGTCTTGCTGGGCGGCCCAGTGGTCGGGACGCTCGCCCTCTCCGTGTTGACGAACATCGCCGGCCTGCTCGGTGGGCCCGGGATCATGTTCGTCTCGGTCGTGCTCCCTGGGGCAGCGATCCTCGCGTTCGTCCTCCGGTCGCTGTTCGAGTACGGCAAGCGGATGACACTCGGGGCCGCTGTGGCGCTGCCGGCCGTCGCGATCGCCGGCATCCCGGTGATCGATCGAGTGGCCATCATCTCCCGGACCGTCTGGCTGACACTACTGGTCGTCTTCGCCGTCCCAGTCGCCGTCGCGGTCACCAACACGATCCGGGATCAGGCCCGCCGGCCTGCCTTTGCCCTTCCGGCGATCCTGTTTGGCGGGTTCGTACTCGGACGGACGATCGTCGGCGCGTTTGGCTTCCGCCGACCGGAACCGTGGCTGGACTGGCAGTTTCTCACCAGTGACCCAGTGACGGGCACAGCCGCCAACGCAGGGCTCTATCCAGCGATCGTCGGCTCAGTGTTCATGATCGTCTTAGTCGCCATCCTCACCTTCGTGCTGGGGGTCGGCGCGGCCATCTACTTAGAGGAGTACGCCCCTTCCAGCGGACCGCTGGCCGGAATCACGCGAATCATCCAGATCAACATCTCCAACCTCGCGGGCGTTCCCTCCGTCGTCTACGGGTTGCTGGGACTGGGGATCTTCGTCAACATGCGCCTGGAGTCGCTGACGATCCCCTTTGTGGGAGTCGAAGTCCCGCTTCCGTTCATCTACACCGGGATCGGCGTCGGGACAGTCCTCACAGCCACGTTCACCCTCTCGTTGCTCATCCTCCCCATCGTCATCATCTCCGCGCAGGAAGCCGTTCGGGCAGTCCCGGGATCGCTTCGACAGGCGTCCTACGGGATGGGGGCCACGAAATGGCAGACGGTCCGAAACGTGGTGATTCCGGAGGCGTTGCCCGGCATGTTGACGGGGACGATCCTCGCACTGGGGCGTGCGATCGGGGAGACTGCGCCACTGATCATGGTCGGCGTCGCGACGAGTACGTCGAGTCCACCCAGCGGCTTCTTCTCGAGCGTGAGTGCGATGCCGATGCAGATCTACACCTGGTCGTCGCTTCCCGGCGATGCGTTCCAACATGGCGTGACCGCGGCGGGCGTCGTCACGTTGTTGATCGTGCTGCTGACGATGAACTCGGTGGCGATTCTGCTACGAAACAAATACGAAACGGAGGCCTGA
- the pstB gene encoding phosphate ABC transporter ATP-binding protein PstB, translating to MSQENTSPDPASNDEQLISTAPGRGGLGEGDDPTTEESHTVIETRNLDVHYGETQAIQEVSMEIPSNRVTAMIGPSGCGKSTFLRCINRMNDLIDAARIDGELRFEGKNVYDDDVDPVALRRKIGMVFQHPNPFPKSIYDNVAYGLRIQDDTENLDERVETALKRAALWDEVKDQLDESALDLSGGQQQRLCIARAIAVDPEVILMDEPASALDPIATSKIEDLIEELAESYTVVIVTHNMQQAARISDQTAVFLTGGELVEYDDTDKIFENPENQRVEDYITGKFG from the coding sequence ATGTCACAGGAGAACACTTCACCCGACCCAGCATCGAACGACGAGCAACTCATCTCGACAGCACCCGGCCGTGGCGGCCTCGGTGAAGGGGACGACCCCACGACAGAAGAGAGTCATACCGTCATCGAGACCCGCAACCTGGACGTCCACTACGGGGAAACACAGGCGATCCAGGAGGTTTCGATGGAGATTCCGTCGAACCGAGTGACCGCGATGATCGGTCCCTCGGGCTGTGGGAAGTCGACGTTCCTGCGCTGTATCAATCGGATGAACGACCTCATCGACGCCGCCCGGATCGACGGCGAGTTGCGCTTTGAGGGCAAGAACGTCTACGACGACGACGTCGATCCCGTCGCCCTGCGCCGGAAGATCGGAATGGTCTTCCAGCATCCAAATCCCTTCCCCAAATCGATTTACGATAACGTCGCCTACGGGCTTCGGATTCAAGACGACACTGAGAATCTCGATGAACGGGTCGAGACGGCGCTGAAACGCGCCGCACTCTGGGACGAAGTAAAGGATCAACTTGACGAGTCGGCACTTGACCTCTCGGGCGGCCAACAGCAGCGCCTCTGCATCGCCCGGGCGATCGCCGTCGACCCCGAGGTCATCCTGATGGACGAACCTGCCTCGGCGCTTGACCCGATCGCGACCTCGAAGATCGAGGACCTCATCGAGGAACTCGCCGAATCCTACACCGTCGTCATCGTCACCCACAACATGCAACAGGCCGCCCGGATATCCGATCAGACGGCCGTGTTCCTCACCGGTGGAGAACTCGTCGAGTACGACGACACCGACAAAATCTTCGAGAACCCCGAAAACCAGCGCGTCGAGGACTACATCACCGGCAAGTTCGGGTAA
- the phoU gene encoding phosphate signaling complex protein PhoU, producing MPREEYQEQLEDLREDVLYMSEVVHDRLTLGLDALETKDEELAREVIDGDEEINQLYLDLERECVNLIALQQPVAGDLRFIAASFKIITDLERVADLAVNLGEYALEAEQDMYPDVDVQAIGEEVVTMNEQAMDAYAEEDTDLCYAIGDRDDDVDMLCQDASDTVMRNLIEREIDAETAEQEVESLMRDVSRLLLTIRDLERVGDHAVNIAARTLYMVDNDDALIY from the coding sequence ATGCCACGCGAAGAATACCAAGAGCAACTCGAGGATTTGCGCGAGGACGTCCTCTACATGAGCGAGGTCGTCCACGATCGGCTCACACTCGGGTTGGATGCACTCGAAACGAAAGACGAAGAGCTCGCTCGAGAAGTCATCGACGGCGACGAGGAGATCAACCAGCTCTATCTCGATCTCGAACGGGAGTGTGTCAACCTGATCGCGCTCCAGCAACCCGTCGCCGGCGATCTGCGCTTTATCGCTGCCTCCTTCAAGATCATCACCGATCTCGAGCGCGTCGCCGATCTCGCGGTCAACCTCGGCGAGTACGCCCTCGAAGCCGAACAAGACATGTACCCCGACGTCGACGTCCAGGCGATCGGCGAGGAAGTCGTTACGATGAACGAGCAGGCGATGGACGCCTACGCGGAGGAGGACACGGATCTCTGTTATGCGATCGGCGACCGCGACGACGACGTCGACATGCTGTGTCAAGACGCCTCCGATACCGTCATGCGAAATCTCATCGAGCGGGAGATCGACGCCGAAACCGCAGAACAGGAAGTCGAATCCCTCATGCGTGACGTCTCTCGCCTTCTGTTGACGATCCGTGACCTCGAACGCGTCGGCGACCACGCGGTCAACATCGCCGCCCGGACGCTGTACATGGTCGACAACGACGACGCGCTGATCTACTGA
- a CDS encoding methyltransferase domain-containing protein, whose amino-acid sequence MIERDDGFVAPSSGPATYFSEYDEWGADEQTALGHLQGSVLDVGCGAGRHALYAQRQGHDVTGIDVSPGAVEVSRARGLECVEQCDVAEVEDAFAADTFETVLMLGTNFGLVGTAETAPDVLGALATVTTDRGRILAQSRDPHDTDEPHHREYHAFNRERGRLPGALRMRTRYKTYATPWFDYLLVSPTEMDHVLEATGWTRTETWEGDDGLYTAMLEKDE is encoded by the coding sequence ATCATCGAACGCGACGATGGATTCGTCGCGCCGTCGTCCGGCCCGGCCACCTACTTCTCGGAATACGACGAGTGGGGAGCAGACGAACAGACTGCACTCGGTCATCTCCAGGGGTCGGTTCTCGACGTTGGCTGTGGGGCCGGGCGACACGCCCTGTACGCACAGCGCCAGGGCCACGACGTGACGGGGATCGACGTCTCGCCGGGCGCAGTCGAAGTGAGTCGTGCCCGTGGCCTCGAATGTGTCGAGCAGTGTGACGTCGCTGAGGTTGAGGATGCGTTCGCCGCCGACACGTTCGAGACTGTGCTCATGCTCGGGACCAATTTCGGACTGGTCGGCACTGCCGAGACCGCGCCGGACGTGCTTGGGGCCCTGGCGACGGTCACGACCGACCGTGGCCGCATTTTGGCCCAGAGTCGTGATCCACACGACACTGACGAGCCACACCATCGCGAGTATCATGCCTTCAACCGGGAGCGGGGCCGCCTACCCGGAGCGCTTCGGATGCGAACGCGCTACAAGACCTATGCGACGCCGTGGTTCGACTATCTGCTCGTCTCGCCGACGGAGATGGACCACGTTCTCGAAGCGACCGGCTGGACACGAACGGAGACGTGGGAGGGCGACGACGGGCTGTACACCGCGATGCTGGAGAAGGATGAGTAA
- the radB gene encoding DNA repair and recombination protein RadB encodes MSDPISTGCRAVDDLLGGGLERGAVTQIYGPPAAGKTNLALGAAVETAVAGESALYLDTEGVSIDRMQQLADARGDVEELASRIILTDAHTFEEQQEAVRDAEEFGEQVDLIVLDSATGFYRLERTEQEDGEALRAVARQITHLLSLARKHDLAVAFTNQVFSDPESDQIRALGGHTLNHWSSVVLRLDRFRGGKRRATLEKHHAKATGDTARFQITDAGLSGIEDA; translated from the coding sequence GTGAGCGACCCGATCTCAACTGGCTGTAGGGCCGTCGACGACCTGCTTGGCGGCGGCCTCGAACGCGGTGCCGTCACCCAGATCTACGGCCCGCCTGCGGCGGGGAAGACGAACCTCGCACTCGGGGCGGCCGTCGAGACGGCCGTAGCCGGAGAGTCAGCACTCTATCTCGACACGGAGGGTGTCTCGATCGATCGCATGCAGCAACTGGCCGACGCCCGCGGCGACGTCGAGGAGCTTGCCTCCCGGATCATCCTCACCGACGCCCACACCTTCGAGGAACAGCAGGAGGCCGTCCGTGACGCCGAGGAGTTCGGCGAGCAAGTCGACCTGATCGTCCTCGATAGCGCGACGGGCTTTTATCGCCTGGAACGGACCGAACAGGAAGACGGCGAAGCGTTGCGGGCGGTTGCCCGCCAGATCACGCACTTGCTCAGCCTGGCCCGCAAACACGATCTCGCGGTCGCGTTTACCAATCAAGTGTTTTCCGACCCCGAGAGCGATCAAATTCGTGCCCTCGGTGGCCACACACTCAACCACTGGTCGTCGGTGGTCCTCCGACTCGATCGGTTTCGGGGCGGCAAGCGCCGGGCAACCCTGGAGAAACACCACGCCAAAGCGACGGGTGACACCGCACGCTTTCAGATTACGGACGCGGGCCTTTCCGGTATCGAGGACGCGTAG
- a CDS encoding type II toxin-antitoxin system PemK/MazF family toxin, with product MSDAPEVRRGDVVVVRLDPAEGHEMTKTRPAVVVQNDVGNANSSTTIVAPATGTYRGYPFEVLVEATDSPFEKDSSIRLDQIRVVSIEKRIHSVLGQLDRDTMSEIDDALALSLGLE from the coding sequence ATGAGCGACGCGCCCGAGGTTCGACGAGGCGATGTTGTCGTCGTTCGACTCGATCCCGCCGAGGGTCACGAGATGACGAAAACGCGGCCCGCCGTCGTCGTCCAGAACGATGTCGGGAACGCGAATTCGAGTACCACAATCGTCGCGCCGGCAACGGGAACCTATCGGGGCTACCCCTTCGAAGTGCTTGTCGAGGCAACGGACTCGCCGTTCGAGAAGGATTCCTCGATCCGACTTGACCAGATCCGCGTCGTTTCGATCGAAAAGCGGATTCACTCGGTGCTTGGGCAGTTAGACAGAGACACGATGAGCGAGATCGACGATGCGCTGGCGCTGAGTCTCGGACTCGAGTGA
- a CDS encoding ABC transporter ATP-binding protein, protein MSESPAIETDSLRKEYGEAIAVRSLDLTVPQGAVYGFLGPNGAGKTSTIQILTTLQEPTSGTATVAGESIGRRERVTPHIGYLPEEPPVYPELTGRENLEYVAGLRGIEADERIESLLDRFGLTDGADRAVSGYSKGMKQKLGLIGALLHEPDVLFLDEPTAGLDPRAARAVKDTIADVSDRGVTVFLSTHILPVVEELGDQVGVLQDGRLVAEGPPDELGEMTGEGADLEDVFLNVTRSRSSVAAPADQ, encoded by the coding sequence ATGAGCGAATCCCCCGCTATCGAGACCGACTCCCTCCGGAAAGAGTACGGCGAGGCAATCGCCGTCCGGAGTCTGGATCTGACCGTCCCACAGGGTGCCGTCTATGGCTTTCTGGGCCCCAACGGTGCCGGCAAGACCTCGACGATCCAGATACTGACGACGCTCCAGGAACCGACATCCGGCACGGCGACCGTCGCGGGCGAGTCGATCGGCCGCCGCGAGCGCGTCACGCCACACATCGGGTATCTGCCCGAGGAACCGCCGGTCTACCCGGAACTGACCGGGCGCGAAAATCTGGAGTACGTCGCCGGATTGCGCGGCATCGAGGCCGACGAGCGTATCGAGTCATTGCTCGACCGATTTGGACTCACTGATGGGGCCGACCGTGCCGTCTCGGGCTACTCGAAAGGGATGAAACAGAAGCTGGGGCTGATCGGCGCACTGCTCCACGAGCCAGATGTCCTGTTCCTGGACGAACCGACCGCCGGCCTGGATCCACGCGCAGCGCGGGCGGTCAAAGACACGATCGCCGACGTCTCCGATCGCGGCGTGACAGTGTTTCTCTCGACACACATCCTGCCCGTCGTCGAGGAACTTGGCGATCAAGTCGGCGTGCTACAGGACGGCCGTCTCGTCGCCGAGGGCCCACCGGACGAGTTGGGCGAGATGACCGGCGAAGGCGCTGATCTGGAGGACGTATTCCTGAACGTGACTCGCTCGCGATCGAGCGTCGCCGCGCCAGCCGACCAATGA
- the larC gene encoding nickel pincer cofactor biosynthesis protein LarC encodes MYTLAFDGSMGASGDMLLAALLDAGADPAVLTPVEEALDVEYTIDRTTTGGIDATTVDVRYVADADSHPSGSGDEHSHSQDDQPHESDDAHAHDHAGDSAEGHGPTRTYPEVVAIVEAMELPDTVQNRALAIFERLGEAEAAVHGTDLDATHFHEVGADDAIADVVGAVLLLDDLALDRTVTTPLSTGSGEVEMAHGTASVPAPAVVQIAADADYAIQGGPLERELLTPTGAAILAEIAEGAESLPTMDVTTSGYGAGDHDTGDRANALRAVVGETDGDLRREAITVLETNVDDATPEVLGSLQETLTAVGARDVSILPATMKKARPGHLIKVITKPADADRVARKLAEETGTLGVREHGAGHRWVADRETRTVEIEIAGDTYAIDVKVASDREGTWLDASAEYEDALSVAQETGRPVREIIDRAERSLRE; translated from the coding sequence ATGTACACACTCGCGTTCGACGGCTCGATGGGGGCAAGCGGCGACATGCTCCTGGCCGCGTTGCTCGATGCCGGGGCCGATCCCGCCGTCCTCACACCGGTCGAGGAAGCCCTGGATGTCGAATACACCATCGACCGGACGACGACCGGCGGGATCGACGCGACGACGGTCGATGTCCGGTACGTGGCCGACGCCGACAGCCACCCTTCCGGGTCTGGAGACGAGCACTCTCACAGCCAGGACGACCAGCCACACGAGTCCGACGATGCTCACGCCCACGATCACGCTGGCGACAGTGCGGAAGGGCACGGCCCGACGCGGACCTATCCGGAAGTCGTGGCGATCGTTGAGGCGATGGAGCTCCCCGATACTGTCCAGAACCGGGCGCTCGCTATCTTCGAGCGCCTGGGCGAGGCAGAGGCAGCCGTTCACGGGACCGATCTCGACGCGACGCACTTCCACGAAGTCGGGGCCGACGACGCCATCGCCGATGTGGTTGGGGCGGTGCTGTTGCTCGATGACCTCGCTCTCGATCGGACCGTCACCACGCCGCTCTCGACCGGTAGCGGCGAGGTCGAGATGGCCCACGGTACCGCGAGCGTTCCCGCGCCAGCCGTCGTCCAGATCGCCGCCGACGCCGACTATGCGATCCAGGGCGGGCCACTCGAGCGGGAACTCCTGACGCCGACCGGGGCGGCCATTCTCGCCGAGATCGCCGAGGGCGCCGAGTCGTTGCCCACGATGGACGTGACGACATCCGGATACGGCGCGGGCGATCACGATACCGGCGATCGGGCTAATGCACTCCGGGCTGTCGTTGGCGAGACGGATGGAGACCTCCGTCGCGAGGCGATCACCGTCTTGGAGACGAACGTCGACGACGCGACGCCGGAAGTACTGGGCAGCCTCCAGGAGACGCTCACAGCGGTCGGTGCTCGGGATGTCTCGATCTTGCCGGCGACGATGAAGAAAGCCCGGCCGGGCCACCTCATCAAAGTGATCACAAAGCCCGCGGACGCCGACCGGGTGGCGCGAAAACTCGCCGAAGAGACCGGAACACTCGGCGTGCGCGAGCACGGTGCCGGCCACCGCTGGGTCGCCGATCGCGAGACACGCACGGTCGAAATCGAAATCGCTGGCGACACCTACGCCATCGACGTCAAAGTCGCCAGCGACCGCGAGGGAACGTGGCTCGACGCGAGTGCCGAATACGAGGATGCCTTGTCCGTCGCCCAGGAGACTGGCCGGCCGGTCAGGGAGATTATCGATCGAGCCGAGCGTTCCCTCCGGGAGTGA
- a CDS encoding CBS domain-containing protein gives MDIADIATRDYIEVDADERLGKIRSIFERKNPKGVIVLDDEGYAGVITQKQLVQSHVEDRAKATALMQHAPKVERTADVRETARVLVESGTKIAPVFEANKLWGVITDDDILRAVLDNLDALTVEDIYTTDVVTATEDTQIGQAINHLREHGISRLPVLDDDDGSLTGMVTRHDIVDVVVRDMDKATTGERAGDVDRILDLPIYDVMSSPVATTTVDESVESAVRRMLENDYAGLVVTPERDDSLVAGIVTKTDVLRALTFTEQEHMDVQITNIKLLDTISRQDIRVGIEEVADKYQAMQVQHAHVRFQEHKEKLRGTPLISCQIRLRTNKGQVAGTGEGYGAKTGFNVALDKLQRNVLERKGVESDEEYRGQLLRKLGEL, from the coding sequence ATGGATATTGCTGATATCGCTACCCGCGATTACATCGAGGTTGACGCGGACGAACGACTGGGTAAGATCCGATCGATCTTCGAACGCAAGAACCCCAAGGGGGTAATCGTTCTCGATGACGAGGGCTACGCCGGCGTCATCACGCAGAAGCAACTGGTCCAATCTCACGTCGAGGACCGTGCGAAGGCGACGGCGCTGATGCAACACGCACCGAAAGTCGAGCGAACGGCCGACGTCAGAGAGACGGCTCGTGTCCTCGTCGAGAGCGGGACCAAGATCGCGCCCGTTTTCGAGGCGAACAAGCTCTGGGGCGTCATCACTGATGACGATATCCTCCGGGCCGTCCTCGACAACCTCGACGCACTCACCGTCGAGGACATCTACACGACTGATGTGGTCACGGCCACCGAGGACACGCAGATCGGCCAGGCGATCAACCATCTGCGGGAACACGGTATCTCTAGGCTCCCGGTTCTTGACGACGATGACGGCAGCTTGACGGGCATGGTGACTCGCCACGACATCGTCGACGTGGTCGTCCGAGATATGGATAAGGCGACGACCGGCGAGCGTGCCGGCGACGTCGACCGCATTCTCGATCTCCCGATCTACGATGTCATGTCCAGTCCCGTCGCGACCACGACCGTCGATGAGAGCGTCGAATCGGCTGTTCGGCGCATGCTCGAAAACGACTACGCTGGCCTCGTGGTCACGCCCGAGCGCGACGACTCCCTGGTCGCTGGGATCGTCACCAAGACCGACGTCCTCCGCGCGCTGACCTTCACCGAGCAAGAGCACATGGACGTCCAGATCACGAACATCAAGCTGCTTGATACGATCTCCCGGCAAGACATCCGCGTCGGTATCGAAGAGGTCGCCGACAAATACCAGGCGATGCAGGTCCAGCACGCCCACGTTCGCTTCCAAGAGCACAAGGAGAAACTCCGGGGTACCCCGCTGATCAGCTGTCAGATTCGCCTCCGGACGAACAAAGGCCAGGTTGCCGGCACCGGCGAAGGCTACGGCGCCAAGACGGGCTTTAACGTCGCCCTCGATAAACTCCAGCGCAACGTCCTCGAACGCAAAGGCGTCGAGAGCGACGAAGAGTACCGCGGCCAGCTACTCCGGAAGCTCGGCGAGCTGTAA
- a CDS encoding hydrogenase maturation protease has translation MASERAVVGLGNPYRRDDGVGPALIDRLAAQDLPSTDLLDLGDAGFELVHVLTDYEAVVIVDAVRFGGDPGEYIVFDPDETTTLGENGATHDADPEAFLDIADRIGDAPASVRLFGIQPATTEFGERFSPAVSGALPAATAALLRVLRRL, from the coding sequence ATGGCGAGTGAGCGCGCGGTCGTCGGACTGGGCAACCCCTACCGTCGTGACGACGGCGTCGGTCCCGCGTTGATCGACAGATTGGCCGCGCAGGACCTCCCGTCGACGGACCTGCTCGATCTCGGTGACGCCGGATTCGAACTGGTGCACGTCCTCACGGACTACGAGGCTGTCGTGATCGTCGACGCCGTCCGCTTCGGTGGTGATCCCGGCGAGTATATCGTCTTCGATCCTGACGAGACCACGACGCTCGGTGAAAACGGCGCGACGCATGACGCCGACCCGGAAGCGTTTCTCGATATCGCCGACAGGATCGGGGACGCGCCCGCGTCGGTCCGTCTTTTCGGCATCCAGCCAGCGACGACCGAGTTCGGCGAGCGATTCAGCCCCGCTGTTTCCGGCGCCCTTCCGGCGGCGACCGCTGCCCTCCTTCGAGTTCTCCGTCGTCTGTAA